In one window of Cytophagaceae bacterium ABcell3 DNA:
- a CDS encoding response regulator, whose amino-acid sequence MKDFNCTLLIDDDEVCNYVSKRLLEKTIITNGIQTVSNGLEALRFIVNYDPDFNTCPELIFVDINMPVMGGIEFLDSFTRLEFLNKEKVIIVMLASVYNEEDIDHCKELGIKHFLVKPLTEEKVGQLIEEISSQ is encoded by the coding sequence GTGAAGGATTTCAACTGTACTCTTTTAATTGATGATGATGAGGTATGTAACTATGTATCAAAGCGGCTTCTAGAAAAGACCATCATCACCAATGGCATTCAGACTGTATCAAACGGTTTGGAAGCTTTGCGATTTATTGTAAATTATGATCCGGATTTCAACACTTGTCCAGAATTGATTTTTGTTGATATTAATATGCCTGTAATGGGAGGGATTGAGTTTCTGGACAGCTTTACCCGGCTTGAATTTTTAAATAAAGAGAAGGTAATCATCGTTATGCTGGCAAGTGTGTATAATGAAGAAGATATTGACCACTGCAAAGAGCTCGGTATAAAGCACTTTTTGGTTAAACCACTGACCGAAGAGAAAGTAGGTCAGCTAATTGAAGAAATATCGAGTCAATAA